The Halictus rubicundus isolate RS-2024b chromosome 5, iyHalRubi1_principal, whole genome shotgun sequence nucleotide sequence ttaacaaTTGAATGACTCTGTTACCTTCTCAGTATGTTCAGCAGGGAacataattgcaatttttattttatgatttttcTGTAGCAACTTATTGATATTACTGAGTTTGATTGCTAAATCATGTTCGTTAATCTtagattgtataggaaagaacTTGGTATTCTTGTAAGTGACATTTCCTGCGGTATCCTCTTTACTTCGGTTTTCAAAGAATTCTGTACTATCACACAGTTCATAAACATCTCTGTTATCTGTATCAGTGCACTGTTGTTTCACTAAATGCAGATTCTGGCGTTTAGCAAGTTTTTGAGCTTCTTCCAATAGGCTAATAGTCACAGATTTATCAGGATGTATAAGCTTAAT carries:
- the LOC143354069 gene encoding uncharacterized protein LOC143354069, with the translated sequence MIRSLEINKFMCYTYNLLIRRISSTGYQNVCSNHLKSQIKCFSTVLDTNSVAEQQKKKKKTTRIPQIKLIHPDKSVTISLLEEAQKLAKRQNLHLVKQQCTDTDNRDVYELCDSTEFFENRSKEDTAGNVTYKNTKFFPIQSKINEHDLAIKLSNINKLLQKNHKIKIAIMFPAEHTEKEDVIKSLKKRVQGKLTEERKKGSTFMLIYLPLLNTSSDSDKNIVDVK